tcgctttAATTACACACGAAGTAGCATCAGTTTCTTCAAGGTCTTACGCGTCCGTCCTTCAATTCCATTATTGTTTCGTATTCTGAAACCCAGTTTCTTTGATGGATCTTCATGAGTTCATAttgttgtttcttttttattcagaTCTCTTGAAGGTGATATTTGGGTTGAAAAAGAGACGATTTGAGGAGAAAGGAAGGATCCGGTTTGGTAATTTTCATATTCCTTTCCTTGTTTCTAATGGGTTTCTTGCTTTTCTCTTGTCCTCACCATTTTGATGCCTTTCCCCATTTCTTTGCAGGTTTTTACTCTCTGAAATCTGAATAGCTGCAAGGATGAATGATCTTATGACAAAATCCTTCCTCAGTTACGTGGATTTGAAGAAACAGGCTCTCAAGGATCTTGAAGCAGGGCCTGACATTGAGATGGGGCAGCTCGACCCCACGGACGAGGAGAATCTGGCTCTTTTTTTCGAAGAGGTTGGTACAATCAAAGCTGAGATGGAAGAGATCACTCATCTCCTCCTTGACCTTCAAGGCCtaaatgaagagacaaaattgACTCACAGTACTAAAGTACTTCGAGGGCTCAGAGACAGGATGGATTCAGATATGGTGACAGTCCTTCGCAAGGCCAAAATCATCAAAGCTCGATTAGAATCTCTGGACCAATCCAACAAAGCCAACCGCAATCTTTCAGCGGCATATGGAGAGGGAAGTCCGATTGATCGAACAAGGATGTCCGTCACCAATGGTTTGAGAACCAAACTGAGGGAGATGATGAATGATTTTCAGTCACTGAGAGACAAGATTGCCTCAGATCACACGGAAGGTCTGAAGAGGAGGTACTTCAATGCCACTGGCGAGGTTCCCAGTGAGGAGGTGATAGAGAAGATGAAATCAGGGGGCCAGCAAGTCCAGGTTTTTGAA
This genomic stretch from Macadamia integrifolia cultivar HAES 741 chromosome 2, SCU_Mint_v3, whole genome shotgun sequence harbors:
- the LOC122094817 gene encoding syntaxin-112-like, which produces MNDLMTKSFLSYVDLKKQALKDLEAGPDIEMGQLDPTDEENLALFFEEVGTIKAEMEEITHLLLDLQGLNEETKLTHSTKVLRGLRDRMDSDMVTVLRKAKIIKARLESLDQSNKANRNLSAAYGEGSPIDRTRMSVTNGLRTKLREMMNDFQSLRDKIASDHTEGLKRRYFNATGEVPSEEVIEKMKSGGQQVQVFEGKPELNLENQERQEALNQIQRSLTELHHVFLDMAVLVEKQGEQIDNIEQNLARAGDFISTGTKKLVDADKMKGKRRRWVYWVWALLLVIVLVCLIVSLIS